In the genome of Quercus robur chromosome 3, dhQueRobu3.1, whole genome shotgun sequence, one region contains:
- the LOC126719357 gene encoding receptor-like protein 32, with translation MEIFHSILNLSQLVHLSISSNNFHGQLPSTLGNLTKLISLDFSNNLFHGQLPSTLGNLAKLIYLDLSNNLFHGEIPSFLGNLTQLEYLSLRNNTFDGRFPILLTNLTKLQNIVISRNQLIGPIPCEIGKLPQLSYINLGYSSLSGAIPSSLFTMTSLSSLYLSQNHLTGPLKIQNISSSPLQALFLSGNKLYEPIPRSISNFSQLEILGLSSINVKGMMELNIFFELKRIKYLVLSGNNLLISKGKVNSSLPKFKVLYLSFCNLREFPDFLETQNELASLDLSSNKIESKVPKWFWNVGKETLQRLNLSFNLLSSFEQPLKVLPWKNMAYLDLRSNMLQGLLPIPPLSTNYFFASNNTLTGRIPPMICQVNSLQVLDLSNNQLTGQIPQCLGKFSTSLAVLNMRSNRFQGKLPKTFIKGRNLRTLDVSRNQIKGKIPRSLVKCIKLKVLNLGNNNMNDIFPFWLESLPELQILILRANGFYGPIRGPHTNVSFSKLHVIDLSHNNFSSRLPSEIFKTWNAMLMVHGKMNSKPEYMGDDLGYYEDSITVMNKGIEMKLVKILTIFISIDLSNNRFYGEIPNTMGNLKELIVLNLSSNSFTGPIPSSFGNLTELQLLDLSQNKFLGEIPQQLTSLTFLAYLNLSQNQLIGPIPQGRQFGTFQNSSFEGNLRLCGFPLSKKCENIETPTFWPSQESSFGEGFNWKVVMIGYASGLLVGLVIGHVIISRRLDWFARTFGVNLHIQ, from the coding sequence ATGGAAATTTTCCATTCTATCTTGAATCTATCTCAGCTTGTTCATCTTTCCATCTCATCCAACAATTTCCATGGTCAACTTCCATCTACGTTGGGAAACCTTACAAAGCTCATTTCTCTAGATTTTAGCAATAACCTTTTTCATGGTCAACTTCCATCTACATTGGGAAACCTTGCAAAGCTCATTTATCTAGATCTTAGCAATAACCTTTTTCATGGGGAAATACCATCTTTCCTAGGAAATCTTACTCAACTGGAATATTTATCCCTTCGAAATAACACTTTCGATGGCAGGTTCCCAATTTTACTAACAAATCTTACTAAACTCCAAAATATTGTTATCTCAAGAAATCAGTTGATAGGTCCAATTCCATGTGAAATAGGTAAACTTCCTCAATTATCTTACATCAACTTGGGTTATAGCTCACTCAGTGGAGCCATCCCGTCTTCTTTGTTTACAATGACTTCATTGTCTAGCCTATATCTATCCCAAAATCATTTGACCGGCCCTCTCAAAATCCAAAACATATCTTCATCCCCATTGCAGGCCTTGTTTTTGAGTGGAAACAAATTATATGAACCAATTCCAAGGTCAATCTCTAATTTCAGTCAACTTGAAATTCTAGGCCTTTCTTCAATCAACGTAAAAGGCATGATGGAGCTAAACATTTTCTTTGAGCTTAAACGAATTAAATATCTCGTTCTTTCAGGTAATAATTTGTTGATCTCAAAAGGAAAGGTCAATTCCTCCCTTCCAAAGTTTAAAGTGTTGTATTTGTCTTTTTGCAATTTACGTGAATTTCCAGATTTCTTAGAAACCCAAAATGAATTAGCCTCTTTAGACCTCTCCAGTAACAAAATTGAAAGCAAAGTTCCCAAATGGTTTTGGAATGTTGGAAAAGAGACATTGCAGAGATTGAATCTGTCTTTTAACCTTTTGAGCAGTTTTGAGCAACCCTTAAAAGTTCTTCCTTGGAAAAATATGGCATATTTAGACTTGCGTTCCAACATGTTGCAAGGATTGCTTCCAATTCCCCCACTGTctacaaactatttttttgCCTCCAACAATACTCTGACCGGAAGAATCCCTCCAATGATTTGCCAGGTAAATTCTCTCCAAGTTCTTGATTTATCTAACAACCAGCTGACCGGTCAAATTCCACAATGTTTAGGTAAGTTTAGCACTTCTCTTGCAGTATTGAATATGAGAAGCAATCGCTTTCAAGGAAAATTGCCAAAAACATTCATAAAAGGGAGGAATTTGAGGACATTAGATGTGAGTCGCAACCAAATAAAAGGGAAGATTCCACGATCATTGGTAAAGTGTATAAAGTTGAAGGTTTTGAATCTTGGAAATAACAACATGAATGACATATTCCCCTTTTGGTTGGAGTCTTTGCCAGAGTTGCAAATTCTTATCTTGCGAGCAAATGGATTCTATGGTCCCATTCGGGGTCCTCATACCAATGTTAGCTTTTCGAAGTTGCATGTTATTGATCTCTCTCACAACAATTTCTCTAGCCGGCTACCATCAGAAATTTTCAAAACCTGGAATGCAATGTTAATGGTCCATGGAAAAATGAATTCAAAACCAGAGTACATGGGAGATGACTTAGGTTATTATGAAGACTCAATAACCGTGATGAATAAGGGAATAGAAATGAAGTTGGTAAAGATCTTGACCATCTTCATATCTATTGATCTCTCTAACAACAGATTTTATGGTGAAATTCCAAATACCATGGGGAATCTCAAGGAGTTAATTGTACTCAACTTATCAAGCAACAGTTTCACAGGTCCTATTCCATCATCCTTTGGGAACCTAACTGAGCTCCAGTTGTTGGATCTCTCTCAAAATAAGTTCCTAGGGGAAATCCCTCAGCAACTAACAAGTCTCACATTTCTTGCATATTTAAATCTCTCCCAAAACCAACTTATAGGTCCAATTCCCCAAGGTAGACAGTTTGGGACATTTCAAAATTCCTCATTTGAGGGAAACTTGAGATTGTGTGGGTTTCCGTTGTCCAAGAAATGTGAAAATATTGAGACACCAACTTTTTGGCCAAGCCAAGAATCATCTTTTGGAGAAGGATTCAATTGGAAAGTGGTAATGATTGGATATGCTAGTGGACTGCTAGTTGGATTGGTTATTGGACATGTCATCATCTCAAGGAGGCTAGATTGGTTTGCAAGAACTTTTGGAGTGAATCTACATATTCAATGA